In the genome of Bosea sp. BIWAKO-01, the window GGCCGAGCAAATCTGGTCGCGCAGGGCCTCGAACCAGGCTGCCGCGCGCGGCTTCATGGCCTCCGCGAGGGCGAGGGAGGAGGTCGTGGAGGCGGGGTCAGTCGCTCGGGTGGTCATCGATCCGTTTCCGTTCCGCTCGCCGCGAGGTGTCTTCATCCGCGGTGACGAGGAATTTCGCGCCTATCTCGGATAAGCGTCCAGCTGCCGCAAGGCTTCTCCCATAACCACGGCTGCGGCAATTGCGACATTGAGCGAACGCAAGCCCGGGCGCATCGGCACATGGACGCTGCCGTCGACGGTTGAGTAGAGCTCGGCGGGAACGCCCGCCGATTCGCGTCCGACGAGCACGATGTCGCCGGGAACGAACGCAAAATCGGTATGAGCGGTGGCCCCATCCGTCTCCGCCAGGATGAGCCGGTGGCCGCCGGCAAGCCGCCAGGCGTCGAAAGTTCTGAACGAATCATGCCGGGTGATCGCGGCGCGCTCGAGATAGTCCATGCCGGAACGCCGGAAATGGCGGTCCGAGACATCGAAGGCCGCGGGTTCGATGATGTCGACCGCGATGCCGAGGCAGGCGGCCATGCGAATCATCGTGCCCGAATTTTGCGGGATATCCGGCTGGTAGAGGGCGAGGCGCAACATGCGCTGCTGTCATGCGGTGACGTCATGACATGCGTCAAGCCTCTGGCCGCGACCTGACTGCTGCCCCATATGTCGCCAAGATTTCGTCGTCATGCCGGTTCATGGAGGGCGGTACGCCATGTTCGCCTCCCTGTTCCGTTTTCTCGAAAGCCGCATCGACGTCTTCGCGCCCTTTGACGAGGGCCAGACGCCGCCCAAGGGCGTGTGGCCATTCATGTGGCACCACATCAAGGGCGTGAAGGGCTGGATGGCCCTGATCATGCTCACCGGCCTCGGCTTCAGCGGCATCGAAGCGGCGATGTATCTGATGGTCGGCTGGTTCGTGGATCTGTTGGCGACCCAGTCGCCCGAGACGATCTGGCGTGATCACGGCACGGTGCTGCTCGGCGCGGCCTTCCTGCTCGTCGTGGTCCGCCCGCTGATCTATTTTGCCAATCATGCGATCGTGGACCAGGTCGTGGTGCCGCAGATCACCAATCAGATCCGCTGGCGCAACCATGTCTACACGCTTGGCCATGCGCTCTCCTATTTCCAGAATGATTTCGCGGGACGGCTTTCGGCGCGCGTGATCCAGGCGGGGCAATCGATCCGCGGCGCGACGATCGAGGTCATCGACGATCTCTGGTACGCGCTGATCTTCGCATCAGTGGCGATCGGCTTCTTCGGCTCGACCAGCCTCTGGCTGGCGCTGCCGGTCATCGTCTGGTTTGCGGCCTATATCGTGCTGCTGATCTATTTCGTGCCGCGTGCGAAGAAACGTTCCGAAGCGAACTCGCTGGGTCGTTCCTCGACGACCGGACGCATCGTCGATTCCTATACCAATATCCTGACGGTCAAGCTCTTCGCCCGCGCCGATGCCGAGCGCTCGTCTGTCCGCGACTCGCTGTCGCGCTGGAACGCCTCGTTCCTGCATTTGTCGCGCCTGATCACCGGTGTCAGCGTCATCCTGCAGACCATGAACAGCCTGCTGGTCGTGACGACGGCATGGATCTCACTGCATCTCTGGAGCCAGGGCATCATGTCGCCCGGAGCGGTCGCGGCCGCGATCGGCCTCGTGCTGCGGCTGGTGCAGATGTCGAGCTGGCTGATCCATCTGGTGCGCGGCGTGTTCGAGAATATCGGCTCCGTGCAGGAGAGCATGGAGACGATCGCCAAGCCGCATGACCTGACCGACGTGCCCGATGCCAGGCCCTTGTCGGTCGGCGAGGGGGCGATCCGCTTCGAGCAGGTGCGCTTCAATTATGGCCGCAACGGCGGTCTTTTCGAGGGGCTCAACCTCGATATCCGTCCGGGCGAGAAGATCGGCCTCGTCGGCCCGTCCGGCGCCGGCAAGTCGACGCTCGTCAACCTGCTCTTGCGGCTCTATCCGCTGGAGGCCGGTCGCATCCTGATCGATGGGCAGGATATCGCCCGCGTGACGCAGGACTCCCTGCGCGCACAGATCGGCATGGTGACGCAGGATAACTCGCTGCTGCACCGCTCGATCGGCGATAATATCGGGTATGGCCGGATCGATGCGACCGAGGACGAGATCATCGAGGCAGCCAGGCGGGCATCGGCGCATGAGTTCGTCGCGACCCTCAGCGATCAGGATGGGCGCAAGGGGTTCGAATCGCGTGTCGGCGAGCGCGGCGTCAAGCTCTCGGGCGGGCAGCGCCAGCGCATCGCCATCGCCCGCGTGCTGCTCAAGGATGCTCCGATTCTGATCCTGGACGAGGCCACCTCGGCACTTGATTCAGAGGTCGAGGCGACGATCCAGGAGCAGCTCACGGCGCTGATGCAGGGCAAGACCGTGATTGCGATCGCACACCGACTCTCGACCATTGCGGCGCTCGATCGGCTGATCGTGCTCGACAAGGGGCGCATCGTCGATCAGGGCAGCCATGCCGAGCTCGTCGCGCGTGGTGGCCTCTATGCCCGGCTCTGGGCGCGCCAGTCGGGTGGTTTCCTGGCCGTTGCCGACCCGGAGACGGTCACGGCCTGAGTCCCGCTGAGGGCAGGCCGCGATGCACATTGCCGCCGGCCGGAACAGTAGACTTCGTCCAAAGTGCATGCCAAAGAGCGCGGC includes:
- a CDS encoding tRNA (cytidine(34)-2'-O)-methyltransferase translates to MLRLALYQPDIPQNSGTMIRMAACLGIAVDIIEPAAFDVSDRHFRRSGMDYLERAAITRHDSFRTFDAWRLAGGHRLILAETDGATAHTDFAFVPGDIVLVGRESAGVPAELYSTVDGSVHVPMRPGLRSLNVAIAAAVVMGEALRQLDAYPR
- a CDS encoding ABC transporter ATP-binding protein; this translates as MFASLFRFLESRIDVFAPFDEGQTPPKGVWPFMWHHIKGVKGWMALIMLTGLGFSGIEAAMYLMVGWFVDLLATQSPETIWRDHGTVLLGAAFLLVVVRPLIYFANHAIVDQVVVPQITNQIRWRNHVYTLGHALSYFQNDFAGRLSARVIQAGQSIRGATIEVIDDLWYALIFASVAIGFFGSTSLWLALPVIVWFAAYIVLLIYFVPRAKKRSEANSLGRSSTTGRIVDSYTNILTVKLFARADAERSSVRDSLSRWNASFLHLSRLITGVSVILQTMNSLLVVTTAWISLHLWSQGIMSPGAVAAAIGLVLRLVQMSSWLIHLVRGVFENIGSVQESMETIAKPHDLTDVPDARPLSVGEGAIRFEQVRFNYGRNGGLFEGLNLDIRPGEKIGLVGPSGAGKSTLVNLLLRLYPLEAGRILIDGQDIARVTQDSLRAQIGMVTQDNSLLHRSIGDNIGYGRIDATEDEIIEAARRASAHEFVATLSDQDGRKGFESRVGERGVKLSGGQRQRIAIARVLLKDAPILILDEATSALDSEVEATIQEQLTALMQGKTVIAIAHRLSTIAALDRLIVLDKGRIVDQGSHAELVARGGLYARLWARQSGGFLAVADPETVTA